The following are from one region of the Coffea eugenioides isolate CCC68of chromosome 2, Ceug_1.0, whole genome shotgun sequence genome:
- the LOC113760091 gene encoding late embryogenesis abundant protein 47, with amino-acid sequence MSREQLIRPQSEEEQVKCGGDVASKEAVLAHLAQVGQQDGQIALPHELRSSITIGEALEAAVLTAGNKPVDYSDAAAIQAAEVRATGRTNIVPGGVAAAAQSAATRNARVTRDEDKTKLADVLSEACTKLPADKPVTRRDAEGVIGAELRNDPNLTTRPGGVAASLAAAARLNQTMNRNSQPS; translated from the exons ATGAGTCGAGAACAGCTAATTAGGCCTCAATCTGAAGAAGAACAAGTGAAATGTGGTGGTGATGTTGCATCAAAGGAAGCTGTCCTAGCTCATCTGGCACag GTTGGCCAGCAAGATGGCCAAATAGCTCTTCCACACGAACTGAGGAGCAGCATCACCATTGGTGAAGCACTTGAGGCCGCAGTTCTCACAGCAGGAAATAAGCCTGTGGATTATAGTGATGCAGCTGCAATACAAGCAGCGGAAGTTAGAGCAACAGGCCGTACCAACATTGTCCCTGGTGGCGTTGCTGCTGCAGCTCAATCTGCAGCAACCCGTAATGCTCGAGTTACAAGGGATGAGGACAAAACAAAGCTGGCAGATGTTTTATCG GAGGCATGCACGAAATTGCCAGCAGACAAGCCGGTGACTCGCCGAGATGCTGAGGGGGTGATAGGTGCAGAGTTGAGGAATGATCCAAACCTGACCACTCGTCCAGGTGGTGTTGCAGCTTCTTTGGCTGCAGCTGCAAGGCTCAACCAAACGATGAACCGGAACAGCCAGCCAAGCTAA